CCATGCATGGTAAAAGTGAATGAAACTGGATGGGGATGAGCCTGCGATGTGGGCTTCCTCCTGGATACCCCCGCCCTCTGAGCCCCCTGACCCCACAGACACACGTCGGAGCGCGTGAGCGGCCTAGAGGCACTGGTGGACACGTACAAGCGCAAACTGGAGGACCTGGGCGACCTACGGCGGCAGGTGCGTCTGCTGGAGGAGCGTAACACGGTGTACATGCAGCGCACCTGCGAGCTGGAAGAAGAGCAGCGGCGCAGCTGTGCAGTGCGCAGCCAACTGGACGGCTACAAGAGCCAGGTAGGGGGCGCCGGCGCGGACAGGGGGCCGAGTCGCATTCAGAGACATCGGTGTACACTACCGGGGTCACTTGGGTTTGCTTTAGCCACAAAGGCCAagaatctttttatttatttatttttggtcaCTGTACAGTAAAGCTTTTGTTCGGAATGGCCTCGCTgcagggggggggtcagggataTCTTTTTCTTGCTGAGAGAATGGCGCAGtaatcctcccccctcccctactGTGCACGCCGAAGGTTCACGAGCTGCACGCCAAGCACACGTCGGAGGCTGTGAAGGCGGAGAAGTGGCAGTTTGAGTACAATAACCTCTACGACAAGTATGAAGCCCTgcagaaggagaaggaggtgaGGCCCGCCTGCTCTCCACGGCCGCTCCTCACGGTGGCGTGGGCTGGAAAGCTGAGGGAGGGTCCTGCTtgagaggggggagggggacttTCCAGGGCGAGACaagtcactgtaaactggaggaGCACTTTGGCAGCTGTGGCCCTGGGTGTGTGGGAGAAAGGGAGCATTTTCCTGACACTGGAGTGCTGCTGCTTTAAATTAACACTCCGAGTGTACTCTAGCAGAGATTACTCTGGTCTGAGTGTTAAAGTGGCACTCCCGCTATTCCTTGTGTGCatacaacccccctcccccactccaaACCTGCATACTACCATACAAAAGGGTCTCCTTGGGCTGGTTTTATCTCATGAAGAAATATCTCAGTTCAGCTATGCTTGATTTTGAAGAAAACACGTCGTAATTTGCCTACTACACATACAAGAGAATAGACAGGGGACTAGGAATCCTTTTTATTAACTTGTTATGTTTACTGTTTTGTAGTTACATTATAAACTAATAATTAACATTTGCAGAGATTGAGATCGCAGCTGCTAACAGCTGCTTGGCCCAGAGATGCTGTCAGCAGCTGTACAAACTCATTTTCATACTTCACTGGCTTTGAGACTGTCATGGGCAGAGCTGTTGTCCGGTCACCAGTCTGGTGTATCTCAATCGGCATGTAAAAAAGGCAGATAAAGCCAGGTTTAGTACGCCTTCATCAGGCGCCGCTGCGTCGGGGCGCGTGCCCTCACCGTGACCCCGTGCGTGCGTTTCACAGCGCCTCATCTCGGAGCGGGACACCCTGCGGGAGACCAACGAGGAGCTCCGCTGCGCGCAGGTGCAGCAGACATTTCTCAGCCAATCGGGTAAGGCTGCCGGGGAGCCACGCACCTGGGTCCCCCGCCGGCTTCCTTTGGCAGGCGTCGAGCCGTGTCATATTCTGCTATCTGTCTCCCCCTGGAGGTGGCCTGTGTGATGACTCGGCTTCCACTGTGGGAAACCTGGCTTCTGAGATCATGCCCACAGAGTTCAAGTAAGCCCcttaaaacccccccccccaacccaaaaaaaaaaaaaaaaaacacatgcacgCATTGTTTTCTCTAATGTGACACCTTCTGTTTTCCAAACACGGTGATCTGGGAATGGCGGCATCTTCCAGATCCCTGGGGCACGGATGGGTCCGCTTCTgtattaaggagtaaattaacaCCCTTGTGCAAATGGTCTCTGCTCCCCCCCTGCTGCGGGCCCCCAGGGAGACGGTGGTACGGCTGCAGAGCGAGAACAGGATGCTGTGCGCGCAGGAGGAGAGCTACAGGCTGCAGCTGGCCGAGGTGCAGAGCCAGCTGGAGGAGTCACAGAGGAGACACAACACCCTGGAGACCCAGAACAGGTGCGTGGGCACCTTCCAGCAGCTCCCCGGGGAGGCGGGCCGCCGTGGGGCGTCGGTGCCGGGCGATGCGGAGTTGCGGGAAGCCTGTGTTCACATTCTCTAGAGCAACAGAGCGGGTCTGCGTGGGCCAGGCTGGACGGCACCGGTGCCAGATGATCGTGTGTGTTACTGAGTAGGAGTGCAGCTTTTTTCTGATCTGCTGACGACAGTGTGAGCCCGGCCGTGGGCAGCGTGCTGGCCGGCGAGCGGCGTgtgacagctgtgtgtgtgtgtgtgtgtgtgtgtgtgtgtgtgtgtgtgtgtgtgtgtgtgtgtgtgtgtgtgtgtgtgtgtgtgtgtgtgtgtgtgcatctcctCTCCTCCAGGCTGGACCGGCAGCAGATCGCAGAGCTGCGCAGTcaggtggaggagctgcagaGGGCGCTGCAGGAGCAGGGCAGCAAGGCGGAGGATGTGAGTGCGAGGATGGCGGTTGGGGCCTGCCGTGTTCAGGCTGGCCCAGTCGGGCCGCTGTCCCTTTTGCTTGCCGCAAAGCCAGAAGACGGTGAAGGCGGCAGTGATCACTCTGCGATGGCAAATCCAGAGCGAGACTTTCTGCCCTGTTTGATCTGAAGAGCCATGCGCTCATTCTTTCCAGTCTTGGGGGGCCATGGGTAATATTTAGCAAAAATTAACAATTCAGGCAGGAGATGCATTAATTGTTAATGCTAGAGCACGTATCCTGAAATTAATTTGATTTATATTCAATttttcagtgatttttttttttttctgcttggtGTTTTAATGGggcataattattattattattttttttaataagcatCTTAAAACCCTGCGTCTTCAAAGCCCGCAGGTCCTCTTGGCCCCCCAGGAGCGAAGCTTCCGGAATGCCCCCCTCCCTTCTGATCACGTGGCGTGTCACTTCCTCTTTGTGATTGTCATTGCCAGtgttccccccaaaaaaaaatcataacctGTTTGCTGTGGAAAATCACCACTAATGCCTGATCTCTCCTCCGTTCTCCCTCGCCTGTCCGAATCTGAATGCGGTGCACGTCACAGGCCATTGTAAGTACCTCCCCAGAGCACGCTGACcgtaaccccctcccccccccagtcctgggATCCTTCGTTTCGTGTGCTAATCTTCCTTCCCCGTCTTGCCCCTCCCTGTACAGTCATCCTTGTTGAAGAAGAAACTGGAAGAGCACCTGTGAGTACATGGCTCCTCATTATTTACGTTACCCCCCACCGCCCATCACTGCTTGATCCCACATGACAGGTGCTCATGTTCCAAACCTGGGTTGTTGCTAGGGAGAAGCTTCATGAAGCTCATTCAGACCTGCAGAAGAAGAAGGAGGTCATCGACGACCTGGAGCCCGGCATGGATAACAACAGTGAGGGCCGCACCGCTGCGAGGGCATCGTCGCCGCGCCCACTGTCCTGCTTATTTCCTGTCTCCTTGCATTTCAGTGGCCAAGAAGATCAGCGAGCTGCAGGAGATCCTGAggaagaaggatgaggacatgAAGCAGATGGAGCAGCACTACCAGCAGTATGTGGAGAAGGCTCAGACGGTCAGTGTGCAGATCTAACCACGAAGGGAGTCGACAACTCCGAGCTGGTCAGTCCTCTGTGGCCGTGAGAAGCATTCAAGGTTTATGTGACTTGTAGGTGATAAAGACTGTGGACCCCAAGAAAAAGTCCAGCTCTCCAGAGGTGCAGAATCTCAGGAACCAGTTAAATGAGAAGGAGAAGAAGCTCCACTACCTCGAGGTATGAGACCTTGGTGCCTGTCTGGTCCTAATTTTAATCGCGGTGCAGTTCGAGACTCGCCAAACGTCCTCAAAATGACGCTCCCTTCTGACGTACAGCAAGACTTCGAGAAGTCAAAATCCAGACACGATCAGGAGGAGAAGCTCATCATCAGCGCCTGGTACAACATGGTGAGCAGCAGTTCGGCCTGCAGGAGTTGCCTGTGTGCAGGCAGCCTCCCCTTGACCTTTGACCGTTCGTCCTCGCAGGGCATGGCTCTCCATCAGAAGGTCGTGGGTGAGCGCACGGGGTCCCCAGGCCAGGCGCAGTCCTTCCTAGCCCAGCAGAGACAGGCCACCTACGCCAGACGCAGCCTCTCTGCCAGGCTGCAGCACAGATGAGCCCTTTGTTCCAGGGAGTGTATTGGGGGAAAACGGAAAACGCTTCATGGTTTGAGGAGGTGTATAACGGCACAACACGGTGCAAAGCATTTTATCTTCCTCACTTGGCCCCTACTACCCTAACCCAATAAGTATTTGCTGTTTTTATTTGGTTTTATTCCACTACTTCCCTCCCTGCtgtacatttgttttttttaatggtgtGCTGCTTCCCCCTACTGGCCCATGAAGGTAAATGCAGACGCTGAGAGTCTGAGACTTGGTGGCGCCGGTTGGCCTCTTTGTAAAAGTACACGCCTTACAGTGAAGGAACGTGGCGCCTTAATGATTTCGGCTCGAGACACTACCATTTAGAGGGGGGGGTTCCTTTAAAAAGGCTGCAGCTACAGAACctttgcctttatgggttttttggTGGGAATTTTAAAGTAATTACCAAGTAGCAATTACTGTGTAGTTCGTTTTACTGGAGTGATTTTGTTCttactctttaaaaaaaaaaaactactgatGATGAAATCATTTGGTGGCTTTTAAATGTGCACTTTTGGTACATGTCCTGTACAGAGAGACACTCATCTCATGACCTTGGCGTAAACATTTTCTGAAGGTATGgggaaaatttaaaaaattttccaTGCAGTATCTGTCACGATCATCAGGCACTTTTTATAGCGGATTTTGCTCTGAATATTACTATGAAAACTGACTGTCTCCCAGTATGCACCAAATTAGTACACTGGCCTTCTAATGTgactcattttaactggaagaCTGAAGGCTGCTCATGTCACTGATGTGCGGCAGCTGTAGATGTTGGTACTGCGCTGTGGGTGTACGGGGAGCCTTTAGAAATGTACTTCTTTAGTACAGGTACACTGGATGCCTCCCCTTTGAGTGTCTGACGCTTCTCCAGTTTTCCTGTCCTGCTCCTTACTTTCTCTGAATcactgtcattgatgtttcactGTTGAAACCAAAGTTTTAAATGcttgcagttttttttgtttgtctttgcttgttgttttttcttttgctCTGATTCAGAAGCTGAATCGTCCCCGAGTTCCTTTTTGTCTCGTTCTCCTGGTGTGACGCTGTAGCTGCttccatggggtggggggggggacctttgGGAGGACCTTTGGGAGGACCCCCTGCTTGCCAGCTGCTGCTCCGGCTTCAGACTGAGACtgactct
The sequence above is a segment of the Brienomyrus brachyistius isolate T26 chromosome 5, BBRACH_0.4, whole genome shotgun sequence genome. Coding sequences within it:
- the LOC125742103 gene encoding protein Hook homolog 2-like isoform X2; translated protein: MGDVTELAKLVQLVLGCAVSCEKKQEHIQQIVTLEESVQHVLMASIQELLTKETVESGTPETYGDFDYQSRKYYFLSEEMEEKEDLSKRCRDLEHQLSVAAEEKTVLSAEIRSLKEQLSHRDTLDASSTITGKKLLLLQSQMEQLQEENFRLDSAKDDLRTRAELLEREASDLQQRNEQLTSLAQEAQALKDEMDILRHTSERVSGLEALVDTYKRKLEDLGDLRRQVRLLEERNTVYMQRTCELEEEQRRSCAVRSQLDGYKSQVHELHAKHTSEAVKAEKWQFEYNNLYDKYEALQKEKERLISERDTLRETNEELRCAQVQQTFLSQSGGLCDDSASTVGNLASEIMPTEFKETVVRLQSENRMLCAQEESYRLQLAEVQSQLEESQRRHNTLETQNRLDRQQIAELRSQVEELQRALQEQGSKAEDSSLLKKKLEEHLEKLHEAHSDLQKKKEVIDDLEPGMDNNMAKKISELQEILRKKDEDMKQMEQHYQQYVEKAQTVIKTVDPKKKSSSPEVQNLRNQLNEKEKKLHYLEQDFEKSKSRHDQEEKLIISAWYNMGMALHQKVVGERTGSPGQAQSFLAQQRQATYARRSLSARLQHR
- the LOC125742103 gene encoding protein Hook homolog 2-like isoform X1 translates to MSLDKAELCDSLLSWLQTFQAPSCASKADLTNGVAIAHALHSIDSSWFNETWVSRIKDERGTNWRLKVSNLKKILQSMLEYYHDVLGQQVLDEHLPDVSLIGEMGDVTELAKLVQLVLGCAVSCEKKQEHIQQIVTLEESVQHVLMASIQELLTKETVESGTPETYGDFDYQSRKYYFLSEEMEEKEDLSKRCRDLEHQLSVAAEEKTVLSAEIRSLKEQLSHRDTLDASSTITGKKLLLLQSQMEQLQEENFRLDSAKDDLRTRAELLEREASDLQQRNEQLTSLAQEAQALKDEMDILRHTSERVSGLEALVDTYKRKLEDLGDLRRQVRLLEERNTVYMQRTCELEEEQRRSCAVRSQLDGYKSQVHELHAKHTSEAVKAEKWQFEYNNLYDKYEALQKEKERLISERDTLRETNEELRCAQVQQTFLSQSGGLCDDSASTVGNLASEIMPTEFKETVVRLQSENRMLCAQEESYRLQLAEVQSQLEESQRRHNTLETQNRLDRQQIAELRSQVEELQRALQEQGSKAEDSSLLKKKLEEHLEKLHEAHSDLQKKKEVIDDLEPGMDNNMAKKISELQEILRKKDEDMKQMEQHYQQYVEKAQTVIKTVDPKKKSSSPEVQNLRNQLNEKEKKLHYLEQDFEKSKSRHDQEEKLIISAWYNMGMALHQKVVGERTGSPGQAQSFLAQQRQATYARRSLSARLQHR